In one Brevibacterium sp. CBA3109 genomic region, the following are encoded:
- a CDS encoding hemolysin family protein gives MLWLFLGAALCLVVSATLAAVDAALLSVSHQAIQDAKDEGKKSAFRAEKILIDLPTNINVIIFVRNFMEALATVFIALAYDSIYSVGPLMVVLTVLTASIAVFVVAGVSPRTIGRRRSLAVCLNLSWVVGVALVVLKPLTKILVLLGNLLTPDRVYKDGPFVTSDQLRDLVERASESDVIEDGEREMIQSVFNLSDTSANEVMVPRTDLVTVNSGTPLSKVMNLFLRSGFSRIPVSGEDLDDIRGVAYLKDVARRLHLHPEDAERPVDILARGVLFVPDTKPVDDLLEQMQVDATHLAILVDEYGGTAGLVTIEDIVEEIVGEIEDEYDTSDDEIVAVDDGSFVISTRMSISDFADYFDVKIDEDDVNSVGGLLTKLIGRVPIDGSNAAIEGLNIEAMEGQGRRHRITHVRVTKEEN, from the coding sequence GTGCTCTGGCTGTTCCTCGGCGCCGCACTGTGTCTCGTGGTCTCGGCGACACTTGCCGCGGTCGATGCTGCTCTGCTCAGCGTGTCCCATCAGGCGATCCAGGATGCGAAGGACGAAGGCAAGAAGTCTGCATTCAGGGCTGAGAAGATTCTGATCGATCTGCCCACCAACATCAACGTCATCATCTTCGTCCGAAACTTCATGGAGGCACTGGCCACGGTCTTCATCGCTCTGGCCTATGACTCGATCTACTCCGTCGGGCCGCTTATGGTCGTGCTCACCGTGCTCACCGCCTCAATCGCGGTCTTCGTCGTCGCCGGTGTGTCCCCACGGACCATCGGCCGACGTCGTTCTCTGGCCGTGTGCCTCAATCTCAGCTGGGTCGTGGGCGTGGCGCTCGTCGTGCTCAAACCGCTGACGAAGATCCTCGTCCTCCTCGGCAACCTGCTGACGCCGGACCGCGTGTACAAGGACGGGCCCTTCGTCACCTCCGATCAGCTGCGCGACCTCGTAGAGAGAGCCAGCGAGTCCGATGTCATCGAAGACGGCGAACGCGAAATGATCCAATCCGTCTTCAACCTCTCTGACACTTCGGCCAATGAAGTCATGGTCCCGCGCACCGACCTCGTGACAGTCAACTCCGGTACACCACTGTCGAAGGTGATGAACCTCTTCCTCCGCTCGGGATTCTCTCGGATCCCCGTCAGTGGAGAGGACCTCGACGACATTCGCGGGGTTGCCTATCTCAAGGACGTCGCCAGACGACTCCATCTCCACCCGGAGGACGCGGAGCGACCGGTCGACATCCTGGCACGGGGAGTTCTCTTCGTCCCCGATACCAAACCCGTCGATGACCTGCTGGAGCAGATGCAGGTCGATGCGACGCATCTGGCGATTCTCGTCGACGAATACGGCGGCACCGCCGGACTCGTTACGATCGAGGACATCGTGGAAGAGATCGTCGGCGAGATCGAAGACGAGTACGACACCAGTGATGACGAAATCGTCGCGGTCGACGACGGCTCATTCGTCATCAGCACCCGCATGTCGATCTCCGACTTCGCCGACTACTTCGATGTGAAGATCGACGAGGACGACGTCAACAGCGTCGGCGGCCTTCTCACGAAACTCATCGGCCGCGTTCCCATTGATGGCTCGAACGCAGCGATCGAAGGGCTCAACATCGAAGCGATGGAGGGCCAGGGCCGTCGCCACCGCATCACCCACGTCAGGGTCACGAAGGAAGAGAACTGA
- the thrS gene encoding threonine--tRNA ligase — MADSIDCAGETIPWKQGLTGTEIFSTDRTVVAMWLDGEPVDLSRELAAGDQIAPITIDSSAGLDILRHSAAHVTAQAVQDLFPDAKLGIGPYITDGYYFDFDVAQPFTPEDLKAIQKKAAQIVKSGQTFNRVVVTEDEAKTRMANEPYKLELITDKGAGSDDSASVEVGSGELTVYENLDRKGEIVWQDLCRGPHLPTTKLIGNGFAVTRSSAAYWRGDQANASLQRVYGTAWASKEDLKAHQDRLAEAERRDHRKLGAELDLFSFPEELGSGLPVFHPKGGVIKREMEDYVRARHIEEGFEYVGTPHISKETLYYTSGHLPYYGENMFSPISVDEFRDESGVIVKEGTPYRLKAMNCPMHNLIFRSRGRSYRELPLRLFEFGTVYRDEASGVVHGLTRVRALTQDDSHSYVAQEDAAQEIRHLLEFVLSLLRDFGLDDFYLELSTRDEDGKKKDKFIGSDEQWSEATQVLEEVALETGLELVPDPGGAAFYGPKVSVQARDAIGRTWQMSTVQLDFNQPERFGLEYQAADGTRKQPVMIHSAKFGSIERFMGVLIEHYAGAFPVWLAPVQVTCIPVAEEFNDYLAEVAAQLKAAGVRVEIDDSDDRFPKKIRNASKSKVPFVLIAGGEDRDANAVSFRFRNGEQDNGVSVAEAVTRIVESIETKAQV; from the coding sequence GTGGCAGACAGCATTGACTGCGCGGGAGAGACCATTCCTTGGAAACAGGGACTGACCGGCACGGAGATCTTCTCCACGGACCGCACGGTCGTTGCAATGTGGCTCGACGGGGAGCCTGTCGACCTCAGCCGCGAACTCGCTGCCGGCGACCAGATCGCTCCGATCACCATCGATTCTTCAGCAGGACTCGACATCCTGCGCCACTCGGCCGCTCACGTCACTGCCCAGGCTGTCCAGGATCTGTTCCCCGACGCGAAGCTCGGCATCGGTCCCTACATCACAGACGGCTACTACTTCGACTTCGATGTCGCGCAGCCCTTCACTCCTGAGGATCTCAAAGCGATCCAGAAGAAGGCCGCCCAGATCGTCAAATCTGGCCAGACCTTCAACCGTGTCGTCGTCACCGAGGACGAGGCGAAGACGCGGATGGCGAACGAGCCCTACAAACTCGAACTGATCACCGACAAGGGCGCAGGCTCCGACGACTCAGCCTCAGTCGAGGTCGGCTCCGGCGAGCTCACCGTCTACGAGAACCTCGACCGCAAGGGCGAGATCGTGTGGCAGGACCTCTGCCGTGGGCCGCACCTGCCCACCACCAAACTCATCGGCAACGGATTCGCCGTCACCCGCTCCTCGGCGGCTTATTGGCGCGGAGACCAGGCCAACGCGAGCCTGCAGCGCGTCTACGGCACGGCCTGGGCCTCGAAAGAGGATCTCAAGGCTCACCAGGACCGCCTCGCCGAGGCTGAACGCCGTGACCACCGCAAACTCGGTGCCGAACTCGACCTCTTCTCGTTCCCCGAGGAACTCGGCTCCGGCCTGCCCGTCTTCCATCCCAAGGGCGGAGTCATCAAGCGCGAGATGGAGGACTACGTCCGCGCCCGCCACATCGAAGAAGGCTTCGAGTACGTCGGGACCCCGCACATCTCGAAGGAGACCCTCTACTACACCTCTGGGCACCTGCCGTACTACGGCGAGAACATGTTCTCGCCGATCTCAGTTGACGAGTTCCGCGACGAATCCGGTGTGATCGTCAAGGAGGGCACCCCATACCGCCTCAAGGCGATGAACTGTCCGATGCACAACCTCATCTTCCGCTCCCGTGGTCGCTCGTATCGTGAACTTCCCCTGCGTCTCTTCGAATTCGGCACCGTCTACCGCGATGAGGCCTCTGGCGTTGTCCACGGCCTCACCCGTGTGCGCGCACTGACTCAGGACGATTCGCACTCCTATGTGGCTCAGGAGGACGCCGCGCAGGAGATCCGTCACCTGCTCGAATTCGTCCTCAGCCTGCTGCGGGACTTCGGGCTCGACGACTTCTACCTCGAACTCTCGACTCGCGACGAGGACGGGAAGAAGAAGGACAAGTTCATCGGCTCGGATGAGCAGTGGTCAGAAGCCACGCAGGTTCTCGAAGAGGTCGCGCTGGAGACCGGACTCGAGCTGGTGCCCGATCCCGGCGGAGCCGCGTTCTATGGGCCTAAGGTCTCCGTCCAGGCACGCGATGCGATCGGCCGGACCTGGCAGATGTCGACAGTGCAGCTCGACTTCAACCAGCCGGAGCGCTTCGGTCTGGAATATCAGGCCGCAGATGGAACCCGCAAGCAGCCGGTGATGATCCACTCGGCGAAGTTCGGGTCCATCGAACGGTTCATGGGTGTGCTCATCGAGCACTATGCGGGCGCATTCCCCGTCTGGCTGGCACCGGTCCAGGTCACCTGCATCCCCGTGGCCGAAGAATTCAACGACTACCTCGCCGAGGTGGCCGCACAGCTCAAGGCCGCCGGCGTGCGCGTCGAGATTGACGACAGCGACGATCGGTTTCCGAAGAAGATTCGCAACGCCTCGAAGTCGAAGGTGCCCTTCGTGCTCATCGCCGGTGGGGAGGAC
- a CDS encoding 16S rRNA (uracil(1498)-N(3))-methyltransferase has product MSLPVFFSTQVAEAAAGHVLTFGEDVAGHAVRVRRLGPGDDLEVVDGCGTRVRGTVSSASANELGLHIASVSHTDQFQPRLVLVQALAKSDRDLQAIEAATEIGVDEVVPWAAERSIADWPAKKREKLAAKWDNVLRAASLQARRSRFPLRHDLVRGTGLTSALAETDTVYVLHEAAELKLSQALSTDSPANSSTAEESSAGEESSTPASGRIVLVVGPEGGVSDAELDALAAVGAKAVLLGPTVLRSSSAGAAGLVMAQNSLGRW; this is encoded by the coding sequence GTGAGTCTTCCCGTCTTCTTCTCGACCCAGGTCGCCGAGGCGGCCGCTGGTCACGTGCTCACTTTCGGTGAGGACGTGGCCGGGCATGCGGTCCGAGTCCGCAGGCTCGGACCCGGGGACGATCTCGAAGTTGTCGACGGTTGCGGCACCCGCGTGCGCGGAACGGTCTCGAGCGCCTCGGCGAACGAACTGGGACTTCACATCGCATCGGTGTCACACACCGACCAGTTCCAACCGCGGTTGGTCCTGGTGCAGGCACTGGCCAAAAGCGATCGCGATCTCCAGGCGATCGAAGCCGCCACAGAGATCGGAGTCGACGAGGTTGTCCCCTGGGCCGCTGAGCGCTCGATCGCCGATTGGCCCGCGAAGAAGCGCGAGAAGCTCGCAGCCAAGTGGGACAACGTCCTGCGCGCGGCATCCCTGCAGGCCAGGCGCTCCCGCTTCCCCCTGCGTCACGACCTGGTCCGCGGCACCGGCCTCACATCGGCTCTGGCTGAGACCGACACCGTCTACGTCCTCCATGAAGCCGCCGAGCTGAAACTGTCGCAAGCCCTGAGCACCGATAGTCCTGCGAACTCGTCGACCGCCGAAGAATCCTCGGCGGGTGAAGAATCCTCGACGCCTGCCTCTGGCCGCATCGTCTTGGTCGTTGGTCCCGAAGGCGGTGTCAGCGACGCAGAGCTGGACGCACTTGCGGCCGTCGGCGCGAAAGCTGTGCTCCTGGGACCCACGGTCCTGCGTTCGTCCTCCGCTGGAGCGGCCGGACTTGTCATGGCTCAGAATTCATTGGGCCGTTGGTGA
- a CDS encoding PhoH family protein codes for MQYPRKPEQSLRIILDTSTQPTNSVNSTPAEAASADTVRLVIPDSIDLVEFFGPGESNLRKLERVFPDLDLHVRANQVQANGEPTRVAAFVSVIGELKKLHASGHRINEETIDRVASFSSEGKAASAVMGTNILSTRGKSIRPKTMGQHDYVKAIRNHTITFGIGPAGTGKTYLAMAMAINALQHKEVSRIILTRPAVEAGESLGYLPGTLGEKIDPYVRPLYDALHDMVDPESIPLLIETGTIEVAPLAYMRGRTLNDAFIILDEAQNTTGEQMKMFLTRLGFGARMVVTGDVSQIDLPGKTRSGLNVVQDILTGIEDLEFCHLGSKDVVRHSLVTKIVDAYDLWGSSE; via the coding sequence TTGCAGTACCCCCGCAAGCCCGAACAGTCACTAAGGATCATTCTGGACACCTCCACTCAGCCCACGAACTCTGTGAACTCCACACCTGCCGAAGCAGCATCAGCGGACACAGTGCGTCTCGTGATTCCTGACTCCATCGATCTGGTCGAGTTCTTCGGGCCTGGGGAGTCGAATCTGCGCAAGCTCGAGCGAGTCTTCCCTGACCTCGATCTGCATGTGCGCGCCAACCAGGTGCAGGCCAACGGGGAACCGACTCGAGTCGCAGCATTCGTCTCCGTCATCGGGGAGCTCAAAAAGCTGCATGCCTCCGGCCATCGCATCAACGAGGAGACGATCGATCGGGTGGCGTCATTCTCTTCGGAGGGGAAGGCCGCCTCGGCGGTGATGGGCACGAACATCCTGTCCACCCGCGGAAAGTCAATCCGCCCCAAGACGATGGGCCAGCACGATTACGTCAAGGCGATCCGCAACCACACGATCACCTTCGGCATCGGTCCTGCGGGTACGGGTAAAACCTACCTGGCGATGGCCATGGCCATCAACGCTCTGCAGCATAAAGAAGTCTCACGCATCATTCTCACCCGTCCCGCAGTCGAGGCGGGGGAGAGCCTGGGCTACCTGCCCGGAACTCTGGGCGAGAAGATCGACCCATATGTGAGGCCCCTCTACGATGCCCTGCACGACATGGTCGATCCCGAGTCGATCCCGCTGCTCATCGAAACGGGAACCATCGAGGTCGCACCGCTGGCGTATATGCGCGGCCGCACCCTCAACGACGCGTTCATCATTCTCGATGAAGCGCAGAATACGACCGGTGAGCAGATGAAGATGTTCCTCACCCGTCTGGGTTTCGGTGCGCGGATGGTCGTCACCGGTGATGTTTCCCAGATCGACCTGCCGGGCAAGACCCGCAGCGGTCTCAACGTCGTGCAGGACATCCTGACCGGAATCGAAGACCTGGAGTTCTGCCACCTGGGCAGTAAGGATGTCGTCCGCCACTCACTGGTGACGAAGATCGTCGACGCCTACGACCTGTGGGGAAGCAGCGAATGA
- a CDS encoding DUF4190 domain-containing protein, which translates to MSTPQNPYEPNDGSGNQNPNGPGPDNQPPSAPGSSGDQNSAPQYGSQNNAQQPPQYGSQNDPNQQPQYGSQNDPNQQPYGSQPQYRSQPQYGQPNETGAPGYDQNQGYGQGYDPNAQGYDQAAYGQNQGAYGQGYDPNVQGYDANQYGQQPAYAGADGSSDQFIPANPNASYGSYSAGSGSNKSKNIWGILALIGGIVGIVLSIFFGIGFLFGVAGVIFAFVGLSAIKKGLANNKGMTVTGMILSFIAILFSIISLVVTFIFGGLFLTAIGEAADEASSSASPVQNQSEPAQDPSQGADPSDGGEEAAPRPVEEGGVEIGTDLTAAVAVKPGTASDTAAGAEDSNGQIAVVTVTVENNSSSDVDLSTAQMSATDGAGKEYDDVFQGTEYKASLVFDTMVPADSKKTFQLAYGVPSAELDKVHLKLSLGQDLGKGEDFEFTKDA; encoded by the coding sequence ATGTCTACTCCTCAGAACCCGTACGAACCGAATGACGGTTCTGGAAATCAGAACCCCAACGGCCCGGGCCCCGACAACCAGCCGCCGAGCGCTCCTGGCTCTTCGGGTGATCAGAACAGCGCGCCGCAGTACGGTTCGCAGAACAACGCGCAGCAGCCGCCGCAGTACGGCTCGCAGAACGATCCGAACCAGCAGCCGCAGTACGGCTCGCAGAACGATCCGAACCAGCAGCCCTACGGCTCGCAGCCTCAGTACCGCTCGCAGCCTCAGTATGGCCAGCCGAACGAGACAGGTGCTCCAGGCTATGACCAGAACCAGGGCTACGGCCAGGGTTATGATCCCAACGCCCAGGGCTACGACCAGGCGGCGTACGGCCAGAACCAGGGCGCCTACGGTCAGGGTTACGACCCCAACGTGCAGGGCTACGACGCGAACCAGTACGGCCAGCAGCCCGCATACGCCGGTGCTGACGGTTCTTCGGACCAGTTCATCCCCGCCAACCCCAATGCGAGCTATGGGTCGTATTCGGCTGGTTCGGGCAGCAACAAATCGAAGAACATCTGGGGAATCCTCGCTCTGATCGGCGGCATCGTCGGCATCGTTCTGTCCATCTTCTTCGGGATCGGATTCCTCTTCGGCGTCGCCGGTGTGATCTTCGCCTTCGTCGGTCTCTCCGCAATCAAGAAGGGGCTTGCCAACAACAAGGGCATGACGGTCACCGGCATGATCCTCAGCTTCATAGCGATCCTGTTCTCGATCATCTCGCTCGTCGTCACCTTCATCTTCGGTGGCTTGTTCCTCACAGCGATCGGCGAAGCCGCGGATGAGGCGTCCTCATCGGCGTCACCAGTCCAGAATCAGTCCGAGCCTGCACAGGACCCCAGCCAGGGCGCAGATCCCTCTGACGGCGGCGAAGAAGCCGCTCCTCGTCCTGTCGAAGAAGGGGGAGTCGAGATCGGCACCGATCTGACCGCGGCAGTCGCCGTGAAACCGGGTACCGCGTCCGACACTGCGGCTGGTGCGGAGGACTCCAACGGTCAGATCGCTGTTGTGACGGTGACTGTGGAGAACAATTCCAGCTCGGACGTCGATCTGAGCACCGCTCAGATGTCTGCAACCGATGGCGCAGGCAAGGAATACGACGACGTATTCCAAGGCACTGAGTACAAAGCCAGTCTCGTCTTCGACACAATGGTTCCAGCCGACAGCAAGAAGACTTTCCAGCTCGCCTACGGTGTTCCTTCGGCCGAGCTCGACAAAGTCCACCTCAAACTCTCCCTGGGACAAGACCTGGGTAAGGGCGAGGACTTCGAATTCACGAAGGACGCGTGA
- a CDS encoding PGPGW domain-containing protein, with the protein MNDEPQDKRPKGWLSRHHKQGVRPWRKTRLSFLRWRGTVMANPHAARLYRIVVGAVGSLIVLIGLLLVPLPGPGWLIVIIGLFVISSEFHWAQRILRFVRVHVERWTHWIMARPLWVRWTVGAVTAAFVALVVWTAFRIIGLPDWVPELEVLKYLELQ; encoded by the coding sequence GTGAACGACGAGCCCCAGGACAAGCGCCCTAAAGGGTGGCTGTCGCGCCATCACAAGCAAGGTGTGCGCCCCTGGCGCAAAACGCGTCTGAGCTTCCTGCGCTGGCGCGGAACTGTCATGGCCAACCCGCACGCGGCGCGGCTCTATCGGATCGTCGTCGGTGCGGTGGGCTCACTCATCGTACTGATCGGGTTGCTGCTCGTGCCGTTGCCCGGCCCGGGATGGCTCATCGTCATCATCGGACTGTTCGTCATCTCCAGCGAGTTCCACTGGGCGCAGAGGATTCTGCGCTTCGTCCGAGTCCACGTCGAGAGGTGGACGCACTGGATCATGGCACGGCCGCTGTGGGTGCGCTGGACGGTCGGTGCAGTCACGGCAGCGTTCGTAGCCCTCGTCGTCTGGACTGCTTTCAGAATCATCGGGCTCCCCGACTGGGTTCCCGAGCTCGAGGTCCTCAAGTACCTCGAGCTGCAGTAG
- the era gene encoding GTPase Era, protein MEFRTDYPENYRAGFACFVGRPNTGKSTLTNALVGEKVAITSAKPQTTRHTIRGIIHQEDHQLILVDTPGLHKPRTLLGSRLNDLVASTLSEVDVIGFCLPADEPIGPGDRYIASQLELLDGRTPIVALVTKTDKVSQEKVAEALLAVGALADFADVVPVSAVDGFQIDTVDSVLTGHLPVSPPLYPEGELTDEPEEMMIAELVREAALEGVRDELPHSLAAQVEEMYPREGRSDNNPLWNVHVNLYVERSSQKAIIIGKGGSRLKAIGSESRRGIEALLGTKVYLDLHVKIAKDWQRDPKQLGRLGFDFS, encoded by the coding sequence ATGGAATTTCGCACGGACTACCCCGAGAACTACCGAGCGGGCTTCGCCTGCTTCGTGGGCCGACCGAACACCGGAAAATCAACGCTGACGAACGCTCTGGTGGGGGAGAAGGTGGCGATCACCTCGGCGAAGCCGCAGACCACCCGGCACACGATCCGTGGCATCATCCACCAGGAAGATCATCAGCTGATCCTCGTCGACACCCCGGGACTCCACAAGCCTCGGACCCTGCTGGGCAGTCGCCTCAACGATCTTGTGGCCTCGACGCTGAGCGAGGTCGATGTCATCGGCTTCTGCCTGCCCGCTGACGAACCCATCGGGCCCGGCGACCGGTACATCGCCTCCCAGCTCGAACTCCTCGACGGGCGCACCCCGATCGTGGCCCTGGTGACGAAGACCGACAAAGTCTCACAGGAGAAGGTCGCCGAGGCTCTGCTGGCCGTGGGTGCACTCGCCGACTTCGCCGACGTGGTCCCGGTCTCCGCCGTCGACGGGTTTCAGATCGACACAGTCGATTCCGTGCTGACCGGCCACCTGCCGGTCTCACCCCCTCTCTACCCTGAAGGCGAGCTGACGGATGAGCCAGAAGAGATGATGATCGCCGAGCTCGTGCGCGAGGCCGCGCTCGAAGGTGTCCGCGACGAGCTTCCGCACTCCCTGGCCGCCCAGGTCGAAGAGATGTACCCCCGTGAGGGACGCAGCGATAACAACCCGCTGTGGAACGTCCACGTCAATCTCTACGTGGAGCGGTCCAGCCAGAAGGCGATCATCATCGGCAAGGGCGGCAGCCGACTCAAAGCGATCGGAAGCGAATCGCGGCGCGGCATCGAAGCGCTGCTCGGGACCAAGGTGTACCTGGACCTGCATGTGAAGATCGCCAAGGACTGGCAGCGCGACCCGAAACAGCTGGGACGCCTGGGCTTCGATTTCAGCTGA
- the ybeY gene encoding rRNA maturation RNase YbeY: MNTEISNETDETIDLDEVVALTEYLGQALHMHTGAELAVTMVDAKAMEELHLTWMDLDGPTDVMSFPMDQLTQGQVGVPTEGQMGDIIICPEVAAAQASSSGHSTMDEVLLLTVHGFLHLLGYDHGEPEEKEEMFALQRHLLLTFFAARYDGRTDIPSPTEV; the protein is encoded by the coding sequence ATGAATACCGAGATCTCAAACGAGACAGACGAGACGATCGACCTCGACGAGGTCGTGGCTCTGACCGAATACCTGGGTCAGGCTCTGCACATGCACACCGGCGCGGAGCTCGCAGTGACGATGGTCGATGCGAAGGCGATGGAGGAGCTCCACCTCACGTGGATGGATCTCGACGGTCCGACAGATGTGATGTCATTCCCGATGGATCAGCTCACACAGGGCCAGGTCGGAGTACCTACCGAGGGCCAGATGGGCGACATCATCATCTGCCCCGAGGTGGCCGCCGCCCAAGCCTCGTCCTCGGGACATTCAACCATGGATGAGGTGCTCCTGCTGACTGTCCACGGGTTCTTGCACCTGCTCGGCTACGATCACGGCGAGCCTGAAGAGAAGGAAGAGATGTTCGCCCTGCAGCGGCATCTGCTGCTGACCTTCTTCGCCGCCCGCTACGACGGTCGCACCGACATCCCTTCGCCCACCGAGGTCTGA
- the dnaJ gene encoding molecular chaperone DnaJ, translated as MADHYEALGVSKDASAAEIKSSYRKLARKYHPDVNPGHEDEFKAISLAYDVLSDSEKRRNYDMGGGENGQGVPAGGGFGGFGDIFETFFGGGAGSAGGPMPRTQRGKDALVGVNIDLETAAFGGNIDLDVTTAVVCDTCSGAGTQQGTSVETCSLCHGAGSVQRMTRTLLGQMVTNQTCNSCHGFGTVIPSPCLNCQGDGRVRKQRTMKIRIPAGVSDGTRIQLSSQGEVGPGGGPAGDLFVEVMVGRHEVFQRDGDNLRASVSVPMTAAALGASIPFDTFDGSQELSIEAGIQSGTVVKLPGLGATRLRSETRGDLLITVDVMTPDKLDDEQKDLLSQLATLREEETPRAQITTQNRGMFSRMRERFAGR; from the coding sequence GTGGCCGATCACTATGAAGCACTCGGAGTGTCCAAGGACGCTTCAGCGGCTGAAATCAAATCGTCGTACCGAAAGCTGGCCCGGAAGTATCACCCCGATGTGAACCCCGGACACGAGGACGAATTCAAGGCCATTTCCCTTGCTTACGACGTCCTCTCCGATTCAGAAAAGCGCCGGAACTACGACATGGGCGGCGGCGAGAACGGACAGGGCGTCCCTGCCGGCGGCGGCTTCGGCGGCTTCGGTGACATCTTCGAGACCTTCTTCGGTGGGGGAGCCGGCTCGGCCGGTGGCCCGATGCCGCGCACACAGCGCGGCAAGGACGCACTCGTCGGGGTCAACATCGACCTCGAGACCGCAGCGTTCGGTGGCAACATCGACCTCGATGTCACCACTGCCGTCGTCTGTGACACCTGTTCCGGTGCCGGAACTCAGCAGGGTACATCGGTTGAGACATGTTCCCTGTGCCATGGTGCCGGCAGCGTCCAGCGCATGACCCGGACACTGCTGGGTCAGATGGTGACGAACCAGACGTGCAACTCCTGCCATGGCTTCGGCACCGTCATTCCCAGCCCCTGCCTCAACTGCCAGGGTGACGGTCGCGTCCGCAAACAGCGGACGATGAAGATCCGCATCCCCGCCGGAGTCTCTGACGGAACGCGCATCCAGCTCTCTTCGCAGGGCGAAGTGGGCCCCGGCGGCGGTCCTGCCGGCGACCTCTTCGTCGAGGTCATGGTTGGCCGCCACGAAGTCTTCCAACGCGACGGTGACAACCTGCGCGCCTCCGTCTCCGTGCCGATGACCGCAGCTGCCCTGGGTGCTTCGATACCCTTCGACACCTTCGATGGCTCGCAGGAACTTTCGATCGAAGCCGGCATCCAGTCGGGCACCGTCGTCAAGCTTCCCGGACTCGGTGCCACCCGCCTGCGTTCGGAGACCCGCGGCGACCTCCTCATCACGGTCGACGTGATGACCCCGGACAAACTAGACGATGAGCAGAAGGACCTGCTGTCCCAGTTGGCGACGCTGCGTGAGGAGGAGACCCCACGCGCTCAGATCACCACCCAGAACCGAGGCATGTTCTCCCGCATGCGTGAGAGATTCGCCGGTCGGTGA
- the zapE gene encoding cell division protein ZapE — protein MNAEQTLVALSDRSPQVAPEELIAGLVPPPQFHDVSFASYRTDDSEPSQAQARNKLEEFVASSTSKGFLDKLFSKGKDGPKGVYLDGGYGVGKTHLLAAAWHANDKPATFGTFVEYTNLVGALGFIRARDDLSQMKLVCVDEFELDDPGDTVLMSRLMRELTDAGVKIIATSNTLPGSLGEGRFAAQDFLREIQALADQFDIYRIEGKDYRHRGLSEPAEPVPAENLDAVTAELAGTVARDDFPTLLSHLSTVHPSRYGRMVDGLDAAVWEDVKTIDNEGVALRFVALVDRLYDRNVTIINSGQALNQVFTEESLAGGYRKKYMRSLSRLTALSSQ, from the coding sequence GTGAATGCCGAGCAGACTCTGGTCGCACTGAGCGACCGTTCCCCCCAAGTTGCACCCGAGGAACTCATTGCGGGCCTCGTCCCGCCGCCGCAGTTCCACGACGTGTCCTTTGCCAGCTACCGCACCGATGACTCGGAGCCCTCGCAGGCCCAGGCACGCAACAAGCTTGAGGAGTTCGTGGCGTCGTCCACGTCGAAGGGCTTCCTGGACAAACTGTTCTCGAAGGGAAAGGACGGCCCCAAGGGCGTCTACCTCGACGGTGGATATGGTGTGGGCAAGACCCACCTCCTGGCCGCGGCATGGCACGCCAATGACAAGCCTGCGACCTTCGGCACCTTCGTCGAATATACGAACCTCGTCGGCGCGCTCGGATTCATCCGTGCCCGTGACGATCTCTCACAGATGAAACTCGTCTGCGTCGACGAGTTCGAACTCGACGATCCCGGTGACACGGTGCTGATGTCGCGACTCATGCGCGAACTCACCGACGCCGGCGTGAAGATCATTGCCACCTCCAACACTCTGCCCGGGTCGTTGGGGGAGGGCCGCTTTGCCGCACAGGACTTCCTCCGTGAGATCCAGGCGCTTGCAGACCAATTCGACATCTACCGCATCGAGGGCAAGGACTACCGTCATCGTGGGCTGAGCGAGCCGGCTGAACCCGTTCCTGCCGAGAACCTCGATGCCGTGACCGCCGAACTGGCCGGTACAGTCGCCCGCGATGACTTCCCGACACTTCTGAGTCATCTCTCGACCGTCCATCCCTCTCGGTACGGTCGCATGGTCGACGGTCTGGACGCGGCAGTGTGGGAAGACGTGAAGACGATCGACAACGAGGGCGTGGCGCTGCGCTTCGTCGCCCTCGTCGACAGGCTCTACGATCGCAACGTCACGATCATCAACTCGGGTCAGGCGCTGAACCAGGTCTTCACCGAAGAGTCACTGGCCGGAGGCTACCGGAAGAAGTACATGCGCAGCCTCTCACGCCTGACGGCACTTTCCTCGCAGTAA